A window of Fragaria vesca subsp. vesca linkage group LG7, FraVesHawaii_1.0, whole genome shotgun sequence contains these coding sequences:
- the LOC101309684 gene encoding metalloendoproteinase 1-like, with protein sequence MFRLFSCSLSLFIFFLNFPPCLPTRTATKNTGISEIIAAPRCGAPPPDMNSSTSCLHGMKHYVYFPGKPRWVPRTIPMKLTYAFSPENMISYLSSSDIRDAFKRSFDRWGSVIPVSFSETEDYGFSDIKIGFYAGDHGDGEPFDGVLGILAHSFSPETGRLHLDVAETWAVDFRLEKSPVAVDLESVATHEIGHLLGLGHSTVKEAVMYPNLRPREKKVDLQVDDVEGVQALYGSNPNYTGGALSELEYSTSTNQGVDFRSRPSRWANFVVVLAIWLCYYF encoded by the coding sequence ATGTTTCGGTTATTCAGTTGCTCTCTCTCCCTCTTTATCTTCTTCCTCAACTTCCCGCCATGTTTACCTACTAGAACAGCCACCAAAAACACTGGAATCTCTGAGATTATTGCAGCGCCGAGATGTGGCGCACCACCACCGGACATGAACTCAAGTACCAGCTGCTTGCATGGCATGAAACATTACGTGTATTTCCCCGGAAAACCTCGGTGGGTGCCACGCACGATACCCATGAAACTCACCTACGCTTTCTCTCCAGAGAACATGATTAGTTACTTGAGCTCGTCCGATATCCGAGACGCATTTAAACGTTCTTTTGATCGTTGGGGGTCGGTTATTCCGGTGAGCTTCTCTGAGACGGAAGACTACGGCTTCTCGGATATCAAAATAGGGTTTTACGCCGGGGATCACGGTGACGGAGAGCCTTTCGACGGCGTGCTTGGTATTTTAGCTCACTCGTTTTCGCCGGAGACAGGGAGGCTCCACCTTGATGTGGCGGAGACTTGGGCGGTGGACTTTAGGTTGGAGAAATCTCCGGTGGCTGTCGATTTGGAGTCGGTGGCGACTCATGAGATCGGGCATTTGCTAGGGTTAGGGCATAGTACGGTGAAAGAGGCTGTGATGTACCCGAATTTGAGGCCTAGAGAAAAGAAGGTTGATTTACAGGTTGATGATGTTGAAGGAGTTCAAGCTTTGTATGGATCGAACCCCAATTATACAGGTGGTGCTTTATCAGAGTTAGAATACAGTACTTCAACAAATCAGGGCGTTGATTTCCGGAGTAGACCATCAAGATGGGCAAACTTCGTCGTTGTTTTGGCTATCTGGTTGTGCTATTACTTTTAG